The Setaria italica strain Yugu1 chromosome IX, Setaria_italica_v2.0, whole genome shotgun sequence genome has a window encoding:
- the LOC101766757 gene encoding polygalacturonase ADPG1: MCQPNSPALLFFASNATTSTSPPGFHSSSSRALNRGYGRAPSLVTSIHQTNTKLSLPMASRLVLVFLAPLLALLFVSGALQAAAASTNGTASTEFSLDRAGGSVLAALPAVARLLARLLVPGALEVEDGAAAGIWDTSSLLGSSVFSLDRYGARGDGRHDDTRALARAWRAACASRRPAVVLVPRGRRYLLKVITLHGPCRSSVAVAVKGTLVASPNRDDWSEKERRHWIVFRRVDRLTVDGGGAVDGNGETWWKHSCKINPDLPCKGAPTALSFHLCKNLRVEDLKIVNSQQIHVSVEDCTNVQLARLSITAPHSSPNTDGIHITRSKDVKVTNCKIRTGDDCVSIEDGTHNLHVSKVVCGPGHGISIGSLGDHNSWAQVSGITIDTVQLYGTTNGARIKTYQGGSGYAKDITFQNMIMHAVDNPIIIDQNYCDKATPCEEQRSAVEVSNVVFKNIRGTTMTKDAIKLNCSMSVPCHGITLQNIDLRMHSGMGNTVSTCQNAKWRKYGTVRPQPCTAKTYEILELSSI; encoded by the exons ATGTGCCAACCTAACTCTCCCGCGTTACTCTTCTTCGCAAGCAACGCAACCACCTCAACCTCGCCTCCAGGATTCCATAGCTCCAGCTCCCGCGCGTTAAATAGAGGCTATGGGCGTGCTCCTTCCTTGGTCACCAGCATCCACCAAACCAACACCAAGCTCTCTCTGCCCATGGCGTCGCGTCTTGTGCTCGTGTTCCTGGCGCCCCTCCTCGCGCTGCTCTTCGTCTCCGGCGCTCTACAGGCTGCTGCAGCCTCGACCAATGGCACTGCCTCGACCGAGTTCAGCCTCGaccgcgccggcggcagcgtACTCGCAGCTCTGCCAGCGGTGGCGCGGCTCCTCGCGCGGCTCCTCGTGCCCGGCGCTCTAGAGGTCGAAgacggagccgccgccgggatCTGGGACACGTCATCGCTGCTGGGCTCCAGCGTGTTCAGCCTCGACCGCTacggcgcgcgcggcgacgggcggcacgaCGACACCCGCGCGCTGGCCagggcgtggcgggcggcgtgcGCCTCGCGTCGGCCGGCCGTCGTGCTCGTCCCCCGCGGCAGGCGCTACCTGCTCAAGGTCATCACCCTCCACGGCCCCTGCAGGTCCAGCGTCGCGGTCGCGGTGAAGGGCACGCTGGTGGCGTCGCCGAACAGGGACGACTGGAgcgagaaggagaggaggcacTGGATCGTGTTCCGGCGCGTCGACAGGCTcaccgtcgacggcggcggcgccgtcgacggCAACGGCGAGACGTGGTGGAAGCACTCGTGCAAGATAAACCCGGATCTG CCATGCAAGGGGGCTCCGACTGCTTTGTCGTTCCACTTGTGCAAGAATTTGAGGGTGGAGGATCTGAAAATCGTCAACAGCCAACAAATCCACGTGTCGGTCGAGGACTGCACCAATGTGCAACTGGCACGTCTGTCCATCACTGCTCCTCACTCCAGTCCTAACACTGACGGCATCCACATCACTCGCAGCAAAGATGTGAAGGTCACCAACTGCAAGATCAGGACTG GAGACGATTGCGTGTCAATTGAGGACGGGACTCACAATCTTCATGTCTCGAAAGTTGTGTGCGGACCGGGCCACGGGATCAGCATCGGAAGCCTTGGAGATCACAACTCATGGGCTCAAGTCTCTGGCATTACCATAGACACGGTGCAGTTATACGGCACAACCAATGGAGCACGCATCAAGACATACCAGGGAGGAAGTGGTTACGCTAAGGATATCACATTCCAAAACATGATCATGCACGCTGTCGACAACCCGATAATCATCGATCAGAACTACTGCGACAAGGCTACTCCATGCGAAGAACAGAGATCGGCAGTGGAGGTTAGCAATGTGGTCTTCAAGAACATCAGAGGGACAACCATGACCAAGGATGCCATTAAGCTGAACTGCAGCATGAGCGTCCCATGCCATGGCATTACCTTGCAGAACATTGACCTGAGAATGCATAGCGGCATGGGCAACACAGTAAGCACGTGCCAGAATGCAAAATGGAGGAAATATGGGACCGTCCGCCCACAGCCCTGCACTGCCAAAACCTATGAAATATTGGAATTGAGCAGCATTTAA
- the LOC101780541 gene encoding polygalacturonase ADPG1, with protein PCPLSHSPFDQAATTYLLIVDRAFVVITSSAAHQQWRPASRCSFCSSSRCSSCPGGALAGAAAGSTTTNGTASAAGAAAPAAITRAGGIRSLASSSPSSQGGGVFSLDRYGARGDGRHDDTRALAKAWKAACASPRPAVVLVPGGKRYLLKLVRLAGPCKSSVVLTVKGTLVASPNRADWSDRDRRHWIVFSAVDKLTVNGGGAVDGNGETWWKHSCKINKAMPCKEAPTALSFHYCTGLRVQDLKIVNSQQIHMSIEDCTNVQLAGLSITASGTSPNTDGIHITRSKDVQVTNCKIKTGDDCMSIENGTHNLYVSKVVCGPGHGISIGSLGDDNSRAEVSGITIDTVQLYGTTNGARIKTYQGGSGYAKDITFQNMIMDNVKNPIIIDQNYCDKAKPCKAQGSAVEVSNVVFKNIRGTTVTKDAIKLNCSKNVPCHGITLQNIDLKMEGGDGAAESTCQNAKWRKSGTVRPQPCTSKN; from the exons CCTTGCCCATTATCTCACAGTCCGTTCGATCAAGCTGCTACTACCTACTTACTTATAGTCGATCGTGCATTCGTCGTCATTACCAGCTCTGCCGCGCACCAACAATGGCGTCCCGCAAGCCGCTGCAGCTTTTGTTCTTCCTCGCGCTGCTCTTCTTGTCCGGGCGGCGCCCTAGCAGGTGCTGCCGCGGGCAGCACGACGACCAACGgcaccgcctcggccgccggaGCTGCCGCGCCGGCTGCCATCACTAGGGCCGGCGGCATAAGGTCcctggcgtcgtcgtcgccgtcgtcccaAGGCGGCGGTGTGTTCAGCCTCGACCGCTacggcgcgcgcggcgacggaCGGCACGACGACACGCGGGCGCTCGCCAAGGCGTGGAAGGCGGCGTGCgcctcgccgcggccggccgtCGTGCTTGTCCCCGGCGGCAAGCGCTACCTGCTCAAGCTCGTCAGGCTCGCCGGGCCATGCAAGTCCAGCGTTGTGCTGACAGTGAAGGGCACGCTGGTGGCGTCGCCGAACAGGGCCGACTGGAGCGACAGGGACAGGAGGCACTGGATCGTGTTCAGTGCCGTCGACAAGCTCACCgtcaatggcggcggcgccgtcgacggCAACGGCGAGACGTGGTGGAAGCACTCGTGCAAGATCAACAAGGCCATG CCGTGCAAGGAGGCGCCAACGGCCTTGTCATTCCACTACTGCACAGGTTTGAGAGTGCAGGACCTGAAAATTGTGAACAGCCAGCAAATCCACATGTCGATCGAGGATTGCACCAACGTACAGTTGGCAGGCCTGTCCATCACAGCGTCCGGCACGAGCCCGAACACCGACGGCATCCACATCACCCGCAGCAAGGATGTGCAGGTCACGAACTGCAAGATCAAGACTG GGGATGATTGCATGTCCATCGAGAACGGGACGCATAATCTCTACGTCTCGAAAGTTGTATGTGGGCCAGGGCACGGGATTAGCATTGGAAGTTTAGGAGATGACAACTCTAGAGCTGAAGTCTCCGGCATTACCATAGACACGGTGCAATTGTACGGCACAACCAATGGTGCACGCATCAAGACGTACCAAGGAGGGAGTGGTTACGCCAAGGATATCACATTCCAAAACATGATCATGGACAATGTCAAGAACCCGATAATCATCGACCAAAACTACTGCGACAAGGCTAAGCCATGCAAAGCTCAGGGGTCAGCGGTGGAGGTCAGCAACGTGGTGTTCAAGAACATCAGGGGGACAACCGTTACCAAGGACGCCATCAAGCTCAACTGCAGCAAGAATGTCCCGTGCCATGGCATCACCCTGCAGAACATTGACCTGAAGATGGAGGGCGGCGATGGTGCCGCAGAAAGCACATGCCAGAACGCCAAATGGAGAAAATCCGGAACGGTTCGCCCGCAGCCGTGCACCTCCAAAAACTAG
- the LOC101780944 gene encoding polygalacturonase: protein MAPRKVHLVFSAPLLALLFLSSALMAGLAAATSNGTSADDARGRSLASPSQGGVFSLDRYGARGDGRHDDAEALAKAWEAACASPRPAVVLVPGGKRYLLKVVRLSGPCKSGVTLAVKGTLVASPNRADWSDKDRRHWIVFRGVDELTVNGGGAVDGNGETWWKHSCKINKAMPCKEAPTALSFHFCTNLKVEGLKVMNSQQIHMSIEDCTNVQLRGLSITASGTSPNTDGIHITRSKDVQVTNCKIRTGDDCMSIENGTHNLHVSKVVCGPGHGISIGSLGDDNSRAEVSGITIDAVQLYGTTNGARIKTYQGGSGYAKDITFQNMIMDNVKNPIIIDQNYCDKAKPCKAQESAVEVSNVVFKNIRGTTITKDAIKLNCSRNVPCHGITLQNIDLKMEAGDGAAESTCQNAKWRKVGTVLPQPCTSKN, encoded by the exons ATGGCGCCCCGTAAGGTGCATCTCGTGTTCTCGGCTCCCCTCCTCGCGCTGCTCTTCTTGTCCAGCGCTCTAATGGCCGGCTTGGCCGCGGCCACGAGCAATGGCACTTCGGCCGATGACGCTAGGGGAAGGTCCCTGGCGTCGCCGTCCCAGGGCGGCGTGTTCAGCCTCGACCGCTACGGCGCCcgcggcgacgggaggcacgaCGACGCGGAGGCGCTGGCCAAGGCGTGGGAGGCGGCGTGCGCCTCGCCGCGTCCGGCCGTCGTGCTCGTCCCCGGCGGCAAGCGCTACCTGCTCAAGGTCGTGAGGCTCTCGGGCCCGTGCAAGTCCGGCGTCACGCTCGCGGTCAAGGGCACGCTGGTGGCGTCGCCGAACAGGGCGGACTGGAGCGACAAGGACAGGAGGCACTGGATCGTGTTCCGGGGCGTCGACGAGCTCACcgtcaacggcggcggcgccgtcgatgGGAACGGCGAGACGTGGTGGAAGCATTCCTGCAAGATCAACAAGGCTATG CCATGCAAGGAGGCTCCGACGGCGTTGTCGTTCCATTTCTGCACGAACTTGAAGGTGGAGGGTCTGAAAGTTATGAACAGCCAACAGATCCACATGTCGATCGAGGATTGCACCAACGTTCAATTGAGAGGCCTGTCAATCACAGCGTCCGGCACGAGCCCTAACACTGACGGCATCCACATCACACGCAGCAAGGATGTGCAGGTCACGAACTGCAAGATCAGGACTG GAGACGATTGCATGTCAATTGAGAACGGGACGCATAATCTTCATGTCTCAAAAGTTGTGTGCGGACCAGGGCATGGCATCAGCATTGGAAGCCTAGGAGACGACAACTCAAGGGCTGAAGTCTCTGGCATTACAATTGACGCGGTGCAGCTATACGGCACAACCAATGGAGCACGCATCAAGACATACCAGGGAGGAAGTGGCTACGCGAAGGATATCACGTTCCAAAACATGATCATGGACAATGTCAAGAACCCAATAATCATCGACCAGAACTACTGCGACAAGGCTAAGCCATGCAAAGCGCAGGAGTCAGCAGTGGAGGTCAGCAATGTGGTCTTCAAGAACATCAGGGGCACAACCATTACCAAGGACGCCATCAAGCTGAACTGCAGCAGGAATGTGCCATGCCATGGCATTACCCTGCAGAACATTGACCTGAAGATGGAGGCCGGCGATGGTGCCGCAGAAAGCACCTGCCAGAACGCAAAATGGAGAAAAGTTGGGACGGTTCTTCCACAGCCGTGCACCTCCAAAAACTAG